The window GATACGGCGGTCGCCGTCCATCCGGATCCTGAAGCTGCACTTCAACAAACCGAGAAGGAACTGCGCGAGAAGTTGTCGGCCGTGTCGGCAGGGGAAAAGGACGACATCCAACAGCAACTCGACCGATTGCAACAGCGCCGAAATGAGATGCTGCCGCTGTTGATCAAGCTGCGCGACATGGCACGCGACGGTCGCATGTTGACGCTGCCGTTGATGAATCGCGAAATCCCACTGATCGCCGATGAATGGGCCAAGCCGGAAATGGGGACGGGGTGTGTCAAGATCACTCCCGCGCATGACCCAAACGATTACGAAGTGGGCAAACGAGCGGGGTTGCCGATGATCAACATTCTGAATCCTGATGGAACGATGAATGCCGAAACCGGACCGTATGAAGGTTTGACGATTTCGAAGTGCCGCAACAAGGTCGTGGACGATTTAGAGAATTTGGATCTGCTTGGCGAGATTGAGGATCGAGAAATCGAGTTGCCGCACAGTGATCGCAGCAAAACGCCAATCGAACCCTATTTGGCAGACCAATGGTTTGTGGCGATGGCGGAGTTGGCCCAATCGGCAATGGATGCCGTGACGGATCAACGCGTCAAGATTTTCCCTGAACGGTACCGCAAAGGCTATCTCGATTGGCTCAGCGAGAAACGTGATTGGCCGGTCAGTCGCCAATTGTGGTGGGGTCATCAAATCCCTATCTGGTCGGTGGGTGGAATCAGCGAAACCGAAGCCGAGGCCATCGAAGCGAAACTCCAAGCGTTCCCTGAGTATGCATCCGGCAAGATTGCCCAACGGATCGATCCGGATGAAGCGGGAACGCATTCGATTTTTGTCTGCTTGCGTGATGAAGATGTGAAGCTGGAATCGAAGGTTCAATCGCTCGGTTTGACTCGCGATGACGACGTCTTGGATACCTGGTTTTCGTCTGCCCTTTGGCCGCATAGCACGCTCGGATGGCCCGCAAAGACCGCCGAGCTTGATTACTTTTATCCCACCAGCACGCTGATCACGTCGCGAGACATTATCACCTTGTGGGTCGCTCGAATGGTGTTGATGGGACTCAATAACTTGGGCGAAGTGCCGTTTCAGGAAGTCTTTATTCACCCGAAGATATTGGACGGCAATGGCGAAGGGATGAGCAAGAGCAAGGGCAACGGCGTGGATCCCAACGATGTGATCGACAAGTTTGGCCCCGATGCGTTGCGGTTCGGTTTGGCTCGTTTGGCGACAGAAACGCAAGATGTCAGGATGCCGGTCCAATACGAGTGTCCTCACTGCGAGAAACTGATCGATCAAACCAAAAAGAACCAGTCGTTGCCAGCGGTCCAATGTCCCGAGTGCAAGGAGAGGTTCTCGACCCAGTGGGCGGAAACCGAAGCCGACAAGGCGCTGCTCAAAGGCGCGGTGGTCAGTGAGAAATTTGAAACGGCGAGAAACTTTGTCAACAAGCTTTGGAATGCGGCTCGCTTTGCGCTAATGAACTTCGAAGACTACAAGCCGCAATCGATTCAGGTGGCTGAATTGCCGCTGGAGGATCGCTGGCTGCTCAGCCGTTTGTCGACGGTCACGCGCGATGTGTCCGAAGCGATCGAGCATTACCATTTCGCCGAGGCATCAAGAATCCTCTACGATTTCGCCTGGAACGAATTCTGTAGCTTCTATGTCGAAATCGCCAAGCCAAGGCTGTCCGATGATTCGTTGCGAGCGGTGACGCAAGCCGTGATTGCCCATGGGCTTGATACGCTGCTGCGGCTATTGCATCCCATCATGCCCTTTGTGACGGAATCGATCTGGGGCTTTTTGAACGAGGCGGCTGCGGAGCGAGGTCTTCCTGAACCGACGGTGGCGCCGAGGTTTGTGATGACGGCGGCTTGGCCCGAAGCCGTCGCGAGCCACCATGACGAGTCGATTGAACGGCAGTTCAACGAGTTCCAAGAGGTGGTTGGCGCCATCCGTCGCATTCGTGCGAGCCAGAACATTGCCCCGCGTGAATCGGTGCCGGTCGCCATTCGTTGTAGCCCATCGAGTGCGGCCTTACTTGAGCCGATGCGAACGTATTTTCAAGGTCTCGCCGGTGCCGAAGTGGTTGCGTTGGGGGAACAGGCAAACGCCTTTGAGATCGATGCTCCGTTGGCATTAACGAGCCTCGACATCGATGTGCACGTCGACTTGGAAAAGTTCATTGACGTCGAGGCGGAGTTGGCTCGGTTGGAGAAGTTGCTTGACCAGTTGGTCAAGCAAATCACCGGAAAACAGCAAAAGCTGTCGAACGAGAATTTTGTGTCGCGAGCGCCGGCCGAGGTGGTCGCCAAGGAACGGGACTCCTTGGAAGATTTGCAGAAGCAGCGGAAGTCGGTCCAGAGCGATATTCAGCGGCTAACGCAAAGGTCTCGCTGAGTTTTCCGCTGGGAAGGTGTTGCTCGGCGTCATCGCTTTCGGCGTCTTCGATTACAATGAGAGACGCCTTGTCGGTTCGTTCATTCTCCTCGTTTTTTTTGATTCCCCCCGGTCCGCTGCCATGCCCATCCGATTGAATTGCCAATGCGGCAAAACGCTCAACATTCCCGACAACCTCGCTGGCAAGGCGGTCAAGTGCCCGGGCTGTGCCACCGTGCTGAAGGTTCCCGCTGCGAAGGCCACGGCGTCACCCGCCGCAGCGCCGGGTGTGGACAGTCTGGATGATCTGTTTGATGAGGAAGGCTTTAGCGATCAAGTTGCCGCGGTCTGTCCGGCGTGCCGGGCGGAGATGAGAGCGGGTGCGGTGTTGTGCACCAAATGCGGCTTCAATAAAGAAACCGGAGGCCGGTTGGAGGGGCATAAGACCGTTGGGGTTGACATCAGCCACGGCACCCTCGCGCTGCAAAAAGCAGCCGAGGACATGGCCCGAACCCAAGACACGCAAGACCGAATGCTGAGCAAAGCGGGACTCCCTTGGTGGATGCTGGGGTTGATCTTGATCTTGCTTGCGGGTTCCACCTTGATTGCGGTCATCGCGATCAACGTGGCGCGGCGATCCGATGGCACTCAGTTCAACGCGATGGCAACGTTCATGGTCTTGGCGGGGGCTTCCTGCAGCCTGATCGGCTCGGTCGCGGGGTTGATGCTGTTGATCAAAGCGTTCCAAAAAGACGTCGTAACGGGACTGTTGTGCATGTTCATCCCGCTTTACATCTTCTATTTCGTCGCCAAGAATTTTGCGGAAACGTGGCGGCTGATGGCGATCAATCTCATCATGGGTGGCGCGGGTGGCGCCCTGCTTGC is drawn from Novipirellula artificiosorum and contains these coding sequences:
- a CDS encoding valine--tRNA ligase encodes the protein MTIPTRFDHTEAAEKIAEAWESAGCARAEPRTDKKPFSIVIPPPNVTGALHLGHGLNNTLQDILVRTKRMQGFEALWMPGTDHAGIATQAVVERRLKDQENKSRHDLGREALVQRIWDWKAQYETRILGQLKRMGCSCDWSRLRFTLDDVCAAAVRATFFDLFGKQRIYRGKRLVNWDTFLQTAVSDDEVFNETKKGHFWHIFYPVVDPKPGEPARLEIATTRPETMLGDTAVAVHPDPEAALQQTEKELREKLSAVSAGEKDDIQQQLDRLQQRRNEMLPLLIKLRDMARDGRMLTLPLMNREIPLIADEWAKPEMGTGCVKITPAHDPNDYEVGKRAGLPMINILNPDGTMNAETGPYEGLTISKCRNKVVDDLENLDLLGEIEDREIELPHSDRSKTPIEPYLADQWFVAMAELAQSAMDAVTDQRVKIFPERYRKGYLDWLSEKRDWPVSRQLWWGHQIPIWSVGGISETEAEAIEAKLQAFPEYASGKIAQRIDPDEAGTHSIFVCLRDEDVKLESKVQSLGLTRDDDVLDTWFSSALWPHSTLGWPAKTAELDYFYPTSTLITSRDIITLWVARMVLMGLNNLGEVPFQEVFIHPKILDGNGEGMSKSKGNGVDPNDVIDKFGPDALRFGLARLATETQDVRMPVQYECPHCEKLIDQTKKNQSLPAVQCPECKERFSTQWAETEADKALLKGAVVSEKFETARNFVNKLWNAARFALMNFEDYKPQSIQVAELPLEDRWLLSRLSTVTRDVSEAIEHYHFAEASRILYDFAWNEFCSFYVEIAKPRLSDDSLRAVTQAVIAHGLDTLLRLLHPIMPFVTESIWGFLNEAAAERGLPEPTVAPRFVMTAAWPEAVASHHDESIERQFNEFQEVVGAIRRIRASQNIAPRESVPVAIRCSPSSAALLEPMRTYFQGLAGAEVVALGEQANAFEIDAPLALTSLDIDVHVDLEKFIDVEAELARLEKLLDQLVKQITGKQQKLSNENFVSRAPAEVVAKERDSLEDLQKQRKSVQSDIQRLTQRSR